Within the Echinicola sp. 20G genome, the region CAATATTCCGAAAATGCTGGATATGCACAGTGAGCTCAACCTAAAGGCCAATGCAAGGATAATGGGCAAGGGAAATGTGGACCTGAACGTGACTTACTTTTTACAGGACAGCACAGGAGGATTTACTATGAACGGACATGTCAAGAACTTGGATCTTACAGCGATCAATCCGATGCTAAGACCAGCCACCCAAGTAGAGGTGAGAAGTGGGGTGATAGACGATTTGTCATTTGACATCAAAGGAAATGACATTGAAGGCACTGGGGATTTAATCATGAAGTACCATAATTTGGCGATAGATATTCGTGGAAAGTCCTATGGGAAGGGACAAAATGTCTTTCAGAAAATAGGTTCTTTTCTGACCAATAAGTTGGTGATCCGCTCAGAAAACCCCAACAAAAAGGGAGAATTGAAGACTGGGGATATCTATTTTAAGCGTGACCAGAGTAAGTTTATCTTTAACTATTGGTGGAAAATGATCCTAAGCGGAATGCGGTCTACCTTGACAGGGGAAGATGAGGCCAAAATGAGAGAAAGGGCAGAAAAGAAGGATTAACTTTTTGACCAGGTAAACTTATTGAGGTTTATAGCGGTTAAAAAAAGATGGCAAGGGTATTTTCCATTAAATATCCATATTTTTGTCAAATTGTAAACGCTAAAAAGGACTGATCCTTTCATGACGAAAACAGTAGCAGCAGTAGAAGAAAAGATTGAGATTTATGGTGCCAGAGAGCATAATCTCAAAAACATAGATTTATCCATCCCCCGAAACAAATTAGTGGTGATCACAGGGCTCAGCGGAAGTGGCAAGAGTTCCTTGGCTTTTGATACCATTTATGCAGAAGGACAGCGTAGGTATATGGAGAGTTTCTCCGCTTATGCAAGGTCTTTTTTGGGAGGCATGGAGCGTCCAGATGTGGATAAGATCAATGGGCTTTCGCCTGTGATTTCCATTGAGCAGAAGACGACCAGCAAAAATCCTAGATCTACGGTAGGGACTGTCACGGAGATTTATGACTTTATGCGTTTGCTATACGCAAGGTCTGGTGAAGCGTATTCATACCTTTCTGGCAAGAAGATGATCCGACAAACGGAAGATCAGATTATTGATCAGATATTGGAGCATTTTGGAGGAAAGAAACTTTATATCTTGGCTCCAGTGGTCAAAGGGCGTAAAGGGCATTACAGAGAGCTGTTTGAGCAAATCCGAAAGATGGGATTTTCTAAAGTCCGAGTGGATGGTGTGGTGATGGAGATGGTGCCCAAAATGCAAGTGGACCGTTACAAAATCCATGATATTGAAATCGTAATTGACAGGATCATTGCTGAGGAAGATGATCGATATAGGATTACCCAATCTCTTAAGACCGCCTTGCAACACGGGAAAGGCGTGATTATGCTAAGGGATGAGGATGGCAATATCCATCACTTTTCCAAATACCTGATGGACCCAACTACCGGCTTGTCCTATGATGAGCCCGCTCCAAATACTTTTTCTTTCAACAGTCCTTATGGAGCTTGCCCAACATGTAATGGCTTGGGGAATATCGAAGAAATCACTAAGGAGAATATCATCCCAGATCCTAATTTAAGTATTTCCCGAGGTGGAATAGCGCCCTTGGGAGAGTACCGTGATATTTGGATTTTCAAAAAGATTGAGGCCATTTTAAAGCATTTCAAATCCAGCCTGTCCACCCCTATAAAAGACTTGGACGAGGGTGTGTTGGACGTTCTTTTGTATGGAGATAAAATGGAAGTGGAGGTAGACTCTGTCAAATATCCGGGAACCAAATGGAATACGACCTTTGAGGGAATCGTAAACTTTCTTCAAAAGCAACAAGAAGGTGGTTCTGAGAAGATCCAAAAGTGGGTAAGTGACTTTACCAGCACAAAGGTTTGCCCAGATTGTGAGGGTTACAGGCTGAAGAAAGAAGCGCTACACTTTCTAGTGGCGGGCAAGCACATTGGAGAGTTGGCCATGATGGATATCATGCAGCTAGGGGATTGGTTTGATAAAATTGATGATAAACTTACCGAAAAGCAGAAAATCATTGGCACAGAAGTGCTGAAGGAAATCAGGAAGCGAATAGGTTTTCTTTTGGATATTGGCCTTGATTACTTGTCCTTAAACAGGCCTTTAAGAACGCTTTCAGGTGGCGAAGCACAAAGGATTAGGCTGGCCACGCAGATTGGGACCCAGTTGGTGGGTGTATTGTACATCCTTGATGAACCTAGCATTGGGCTTCATCAAAGAGACAATGTCAAGCTCATCAAAGCTTTACAGGATTTGCGGGATTTGGGTAATTCTGTATTGGTGGTAGAGCATGACAAGGACATGATGCTTGATGCGGATTTTGTGGTGGACATTGGCCCCGGTGCAGGTAGGCATGGCGGGCAGATTGTAGCCCAAGGCAATCCTCAAGAGTTTCTAAAACAGAATAGTTTAACCGCTCAATATTTGAATGGCGACGAGGCAATTTCTGTTCCTCAAGAAAGAAGAAAAGGAAATGGAAAGACTCTAAAGCTCACCCAGGCACAAGGCAATAATTTGAAAAATGTTGACCTGGAATTGCCTTTGGGAAGCGTGATCTGTGTCACGGGTGTGTCTGGAAGTGGAAAGAGTTCCTTGATCCATGAAACTTTGTTCCCACTGCTCAACCAACATTTCTATCGTTCGCGTAAAGAGCCTTTGGCTTATAAGAGTATTGAAGGGTTGGAGTATTTGGATAAAGTTATTGAAGTGGACCAGTCTCCTATTGGCAGGACGCCAAGATCGAATCCAGCTACTTACACCGGCGTATTTACGGATATTCGGGCTTTGTTTACAGAACTTCCTGAAGCCAAAATCCGAGGCTATAAACCAGGGAGGTTCAGTTTCAATGTCAAAGGTGGACGTTGTGAAGATTGTGAGGGGGCTGGGATGAAATTGATAGAGATGGACTTCTTACCGGACGTCCATATTCCTTGTGAAACTTGTAAAGGCAAACGCTATAACAGAGAAACGCTGGAGGTGAGATTTAAAGGCAAATCCATTTCTGATGTTTTGGATATGACAGTAGAGCAAGCGGTAGAGTTTTTCGAAAAGCAACCTAAGATCCTCAGAAAAATTCAAACCCTAAATGACGTGGGCTTGGGTTATATTACCTTGGGACAGCATGCCACCACTCTTTCAGGTGGTGAAGCACAAAGGGTGAAATTAGCTACGGAATTATCCAAAAAGGATACCGGAAAGACCTTTTACATTCTTGATGAACCTACAACCGGCTTGCACTTTAAAGATATTGAACATCTTCTTGAAGTTTTGAACAGGTTAGTGGACAAGGGAAATACAGTTTTGATCATTGAGCATAATCTAGATGTGATCAAAGTGGCTGACCATATCATAGATCTTGGACCGGAAGGAGGAAATAAAGGTGGGGAGATTGTGGTTCAAGGTACACCCGAAGTGGTGGCGGAACATCCATCTAGCTATACAGCTAAATTCCTTAAAATGGAGCTTTAGGTCTTCTAGGCAAAGTATGCCCCTTTTAGCCAATACCTGACCCATTGATAAAAAATACCTATGCACATTCGAAGACTTCCTTATATTTGGGGAGGAATGGATAGGAGTAGATTATATTGGATATTACAGTTTTTGGGTTGGTCAAGCTTTGCTGTGATCAACCTATTTTTTGTTTCACTGATTAGGGGAATTACCTCTGTGCAAATTGGTGCATACTTGTCACTTGGAGCTTTTTATTTTTTATCCACGCACTATTTCAGGCATATTATCAAATCCAAAGGCTGGTTTGATTTTAATATTTCAAAACTCTTAATCAATGCCCTTATAGCACTTTTGGCATTGAGCTTTGCCAATGTGATAGCTACCATTTTGATCAACTGGATTTTTGGAATATTGAGGGTTCAAGAAGATTTGAAGCCAATCGTGTTATTGGTGAATATGTTCATTAGCTTTCTGTATTATACGCTGTGGGCCATGATGTATTTTTTGTACCATTTTTTGGAGAACTACAATACTACCTTAAAATACCAGGCAAAGATCAATGAAATCAAATTAAACCAATTAAGAAGTCAGCTTAATCCACATTTCATTTTTAATGCGTTAAATAGTGTAAGGGCGCTGGTAGATGAAAATCCTCCAAAATCCAAGGAGGCCATTACGCAGTTGAGCAATATCCTGCGTTATTCATTGATCATGGATAAGAAAAGAACGATTGATTTCAGTGATGAAATAAAAATCGTAAAGGATTATCTGGATTTGGAAACTATTCGTTTTGAGGAACGATTGAGCGTTACTTATGAAATTGAAGAGCAAGCTTACTATTATAAAATTCCCCCAATGATGCTTCAGACCATTGTTGAAAATGCCATCAAACATGGGATTTCAAACCGGATGAAAGGGGGACTGATCCACATTAAATGTACTATTGGACTTGCAGATGACCTGTATATTTCCGTAAAAAATAGTGGTCAACTCAAGGGAAGTGCGGGCCGGAAAAATGATGGTTCGGGACATGGGATTTCCAATACAATTCAGCGACTTAAGCTGATTTATGGAAATAAGGCCAATTTTAAGATGAAAAATTTCGACTCGGAGTTTGTAGTGACCGAAATAAAAATTCCGAAACATTATACTAAATTAGATTAACCATAAAATCAATATAGCATGCGTGCACTAGTAATAGACGATGAAAGACTGGCCAGAAAAGAACTGATCAATTTACTAAAAGACATCGAGGAGGTGGAAGTTGTAGGTGAAGCGATCAATGTCGATGATGCCAAAGAGAAGATTTCAAGTTTAAATCCAGATGTCATTTTCCTGGATATCCAAATGCCAGAAAAGACGGGTTTTGACCTGCTGGCAGAAATGGAAGCAGTGCCCAACGTTATCTTCACCACAGCATATGATGAATTTGCGCTGAAGGCTTTTGAGGTGAATGCGCTTGATTATTTGCTAAAGCCCATAGAACCAGAGAGATTATCAGAAGCTGTTGTTAAGTTAAGCAGTAAACTGAATAGCAGCAGTGCTTCATCTACTAAAAATGAGGAAAAAATTACCCAAGATGATGACAAAAAGTTATCTTTGGAAGATCAGGTTTTTGTGAAAGATGGTGATCGATGCTGGTTTGTAAGGTTGGAAAATGTGCGTTTATTTGAATCAGACGGCAATTACATAAAAGTGTATTTTGATAACAATAAACCGATGATTCACAAATCTCTTAATGCTTTGGATGAAAGATTGGATGAAAAGTCCTTTTTTAGGGCCAGCAGAAAGCATATAATTAATTTAAGTTGGGTAGAGGGGATTGAGCCATGGTTCAATGGTGGTTTAGTAGTCACTTTAAAGGGCGGTGATCGAATAGAAGTGAGCCGAAGGCAAGCAGCAAGATTTAAGGATATGATGAGTTTGTGATGTTTGTAATATAAAAAAATGCAGTTCTTAAATTGTATTTCTGGATTAATATTCTCATTTTCAATGAACAAAGTATTTTTCCTTTAATCGTGGACTGTAATTAGTAGATGTATAAAATTTTAGACTTCACCAATAACATTTAAGGAACCACACCAAAATATGAAAGACGAAAGAATTTTAGTTGTAGAGGATGATCCGGATATTGCGGAAAACATTGAAGAAATCCTCGAACTTTTAGGTTACGTAAATATTGACATAGCTAATTCTGCCAACCAAGCGATCAAGGTCATCAAGAAGTATAGACCTGATTTGGTTTTTATGGATATCAAGCTTAAAGGTGATAAAGATGGGATTGAACTGGGAGAAATCATCCAGCAAATGGTGGATGCTCCCATTGTTTACGTTACTTCCTATAGTGACCCAACCATTATCGAAAGGGCCAAGAGAATTCATCCAGCTGGTTTTATTGTAAAGCCATTTAACACCAATGATATACATGCTATTGTAGAGATCGTACTTTATAATAGGAGGACACAAGCGGCTAACGCCGAGGCACCAAAAGCTAATGCAGAAAGCCCTTATTTGGTTACGGATGCTGTTTACATCAAATCTGACAATGCGTATGAGCGTGTAGATTATGAAGATGTTTATTATGTAGAGGCAAATGGAAATATGGTGTCTATTTTTACCAAAAACAAAACTTATACGATCCGTAAATCCATGAAGGATATGGAGGAAAAATTACCTTCCAACTTATTCCTAAGGGTTCAAAAATCCTACATTGTCCAGCTGGCTCAAATCCAGAGTTTCAGCACCAAGGAAATCACTTTGAAAAGTGGTGCCATAGTACAAGTGGGAAGACAGTATTACAACAGTTTCCTAGCGAAATTGAATACTATTACTGAGAGTTAAATTAGAAATCACCAAAGTCAAAGGCCTTCATGAAAATGAAGGCCTTTTTTAGTTTATAATGCTTTTTCTGGTTATAAAAGCTCATTGGCTAGGTTGGCTAACTCTGACCTTTCTCCTTTTTCAAGTTTAATATGAGCATAAAGCGGATGATCCTTAACCCGGTCAATGAGATAGGAAAGCCCGTTACTTTGACTGTCCAGGTAAGGTGTGTCAATTTGATGCACATCGCCTGTAAAAACAATTTTAGTATTCTCTCCTGCCCTACTGATAATGGTCTTGATTTCATGAGGGGTCAAGTTCTGCGCTTCATCCACAATGAAGAAAATATTGGAAAGCGATCGACCACGGATATAGGCCAATGGTTGGATCACCAATTTCTCCTGATTGACCATTTCTGTAATTTTCTGGAACTCCTTGTCTGACTCTTTAAATTGGTTTTGTATAAACTTAAGGTTGTCCCATAGAGGCTCCATATAGGGGTTCAGTTTGGACTTGATGTCTCCGGGTAAGTACCCAATATCTTTGTTGCTCAAAGGAACAATTGGACGAGCCAAGAAGATTTGTTTATAGTCTCTTCTCTGTTCCAGTGCCCCTGCAAGAGCCAAAAGGGTTTTCCCTGTACCTGCCACACCTTGCACAGATACTAACTTGATATTAGGATTGGTAATGGCATGCAAGGCGAAAGTTTGCTCTGCATTTTTTGGCTTGATATTATAGGCCAATTTTTTGTCT harbors:
- the uvrA gene encoding excinuclease ABC subunit UvrA — encoded protein: MTKTVAAVEEKIEIYGAREHNLKNIDLSIPRNKLVVITGLSGSGKSSLAFDTIYAEGQRRYMESFSAYARSFLGGMERPDVDKINGLSPVISIEQKTTSKNPRSTVGTVTEIYDFMRLLYARSGEAYSYLSGKKMIRQTEDQIIDQILEHFGGKKLYILAPVVKGRKGHYRELFEQIRKMGFSKVRVDGVVMEMVPKMQVDRYKIHDIEIVIDRIIAEEDDRYRITQSLKTALQHGKGVIMLRDEDGNIHHFSKYLMDPTTGLSYDEPAPNTFSFNSPYGACPTCNGLGNIEEITKENIIPDPNLSISRGGIAPLGEYRDIWIFKKIEAILKHFKSSLSTPIKDLDEGVLDVLLYGDKMEVEVDSVKYPGTKWNTTFEGIVNFLQKQQEGGSEKIQKWVSDFTSTKVCPDCEGYRLKKEALHFLVAGKHIGELAMMDIMQLGDWFDKIDDKLTEKQKIIGTEVLKEIRKRIGFLLDIGLDYLSLNRPLRTLSGGEAQRIRLATQIGTQLVGVLYILDEPSIGLHQRDNVKLIKALQDLRDLGNSVLVVEHDKDMMLDADFVVDIGPGAGRHGGQIVAQGNPQEFLKQNSLTAQYLNGDEAISVPQERRKGNGKTLKLTQAQGNNLKNVDLELPLGSVICVTGVSGSGKSSLIHETLFPLLNQHFYRSRKEPLAYKSIEGLEYLDKVIEVDQSPIGRTPRSNPATYTGVFTDIRALFTELPEAKIRGYKPGRFSFNVKGGRCEDCEGAGMKLIEMDFLPDVHIPCETCKGKRYNRETLEVRFKGKSISDVLDMTVEQAVEFFEKQPKILRKIQTLNDVGLGYITLGQHATTLSGGEAQRVKLATELSKKDTGKTFYILDEPTTGLHFKDIEHLLEVLNRLVDKGNTVLIIEHNLDVIKVADHIIDLGPEGGNKGGEIVVQGTPEVVAEHPSSYTAKFLKMEL
- a CDS encoding sensor histidine kinase — translated: MDRSRLYWILQFLGWSSFAVINLFFVSLIRGITSVQIGAYLSLGAFYFLSTHYFRHIIKSKGWFDFNISKLLINALIALLALSFANVIATILINWIFGILRVQEDLKPIVLLVNMFISFLYYTLWAMMYFLYHFLENYNTTLKYQAKINEIKLNQLRSQLNPHFIFNALNSVRALVDENPPKSKEAITQLSNILRYSLIMDKKRTIDFSDEIKIVKDYLDLETIRFEERLSVTYEIEEQAYYYKIPPMMLQTIVENAIKHGISNRMKGGLIHIKCTIGLADDLYISVKNSGQLKGSAGRKNDGSGHGISNTIQRLKLIYGNKANFKMKNFDSEFVVTEIKIPKHYTKLD
- a CDS encoding LytTR family DNA-binding domain-containing protein; this encodes MRALVIDDERLARKELINLLKDIEEVEVVGEAINVDDAKEKISSLNPDVIFLDIQMPEKTGFDLLAEMEAVPNVIFTTAYDEFALKAFEVNALDYLLKPIEPERLSEAVVKLSSKLNSSSASSTKNEEKITQDDDKKLSLEDQVFVKDGDRCWFVRLENVRLFESDGNYIKVYFDNNKPMIHKSLNALDERLDEKSFFRASRKHIINLSWVEGIEPWFNGGLVVTLKGGDRIEVSRRQAARFKDMMSL
- a CDS encoding LytTR family DNA-binding domain-containing protein, whose protein sequence is MKDERILVVEDDPDIAENIEEILELLGYVNIDIANSANQAIKVIKKYRPDLVFMDIKLKGDKDGIELGEIIQQMVDAPIVYVTSYSDPTIIERAKRIHPAGFIVKPFNTNDIHAIVEIVLYNRRTQAANAEAPKANAESPYLVTDAVYIKSDNAYERVDYEDVYYVEANGNMVSIFTKNKTYTIRKSMKDMEEKLPSNLFLRVQKSYIVQLAQIQSFSTKEITLKSGAIVQVGRQYYNSFLAKLNTITES